One region of Citrus sinensis cultivar Valencia sweet orange chromosome 6, DVS_A1.0, whole genome shotgun sequence genomic DNA includes:
- the LOC107177552 gene encoding uncharacterized protein LOC107177552 has translation MSNRKRKLIADESDEETRDSDLNLSIPTDFLRPSGSVGPSYGRDTLEYPRPLTISPSPELELVGSKGGPASGSGENHSSGGVGVPREVGDGEGSSSEPSGPAKKRNLGHRVEEDSYPIDFIHCATTPTDLFKLRNLYNIPNEVLLVVPEKCDVLSRPPKGYVTMHLESFRLGARLPLQHYFAKILGGMHLAPGQLHPNGWRVLSVMFVLWERCGLEEPSLVEVKHLYQLRSSPREAGWYYFMSSSAKRKPITGFSSSCKNWKTKFFFVGGNWCPAVRSLGGDIYLPTHFVTPELWGLIEGIEDRPLLQVETALVNASTCQDLMSPTNLVGLGLVDIAVGMDNKILSAMSRKRGRALSSSSNPPPPLKKTSVGPSKTLVPALPPPPPRKSGGEKTSDKSPEVSIQSGGRSSPLPSRDQGDYLSPY, from the exons ATGTCAAATCGGAAAAGAAAGTTAATTGCCGATGAGAGTGACGAAGAAACAAGGGATTCAGACCTTAACTTGTCCATACCCACTGATTTTTTACGTCCCTCCGGTAGTGTAGGTCCTTCTTATGGTAGGGATACCCTTGAGTACCCACGTCCCCTGACCATTTCACCTTCCCCTGAATTAGAACTTGTAGGAAGTAAAGGGGGACCTGCGTCTGGCTCGGGTGAGAACCACAGTTCTGGTGGGGTTGGGGTCCCTAGAGAAGTGGGTGATGGTGAGGGGAGTAGTTCCGAGCCGAGCGGACCTGCTAAGAAAAGGAATCTTGGCCATAGGGTGGAGGAGGATTCTTACCCTATTGATTTCATACATTGTGCCACCACCCCCACTGATCTATTTAAGCTTAGGAACCTATACAACATTCCCAATGAGGTTCTCCTTGTAGTTCCTGAAAAATGTGATGTTCTTAGTCGGCCGCCGAAAGGGTATGTGACGATGCACTTGGAGAGTTTCAGACTAGGAGCTCGGCTGCCCCTTCAACATTATTTTGCCAAGATACTGGGCGGTATGCACCTGGCCCCAGGTCAGCTACACCCAAATGGGTGGAGGGTTCTCTCGGTAATGTTTGTGTTGTGGGAGAGGTGTGGGTTAGAGGAGCCTTCCCTTGTTGAAGTGAAGCATCTGTACCAGCTGCGGAGTAGCCCGAGGGAAGCGGGCTGGTACTACTTTATGTCCAGTTCTGCAAAGAGGAAACCGATCACTGGGTTTTCTTCTTCATGTAAAAATTGGAAgaccaaattcttctttgttgGAGGAAACTGGTGTCCAGCAGTTCGGTCGCTTGGTGGGGATATTTACCTTCCAACACATTTTGTCACCCCAG AGTTGTGGGGTTTGATCGAGGGGATTGAAGACAGACCTTTGCTTCAGGTGGAAACTGCTCTGGTGAATGCGTCTACCTGCCAAGACCTCATGTCACCAACAAACCTGGTCGGTTTGGGTCTAGTGGACATAGCTGTTGGAATGGATAACAAGATCCTCAGCGCGATGAGCAGAAAGCGTGGTCGGGCTTTAAGCAGCTCCAGCAACCCTCCCCCTCCTCTAAAGAAAACCAGCGTTGGTCCTTCCAAGACTCTTGTTCCTGCTCTGCCTCCTCCTCCACCACGTAAGAGTGGTGGGGAGAAAACTTCCGATAAGAGTCCTGAGGTCAGCATCCAGTCTGGGGGTCGATCCTCTCCTCTCCCATCTCGGGATCAAGGTGACTACCTGAGCCCGTATTAG
- the LOC107177553 gene encoding uncharacterized protein LOC107177553: MVKDIESMDLSELAGSVQRVSFRLATLVSCYKNGSTRLERRIQADNQELKKAESADSSKEKLAELNKQITDLEEKIAVAESTTSKLEGELGDLKSDLQVTQSERNTLRTALEGEIKSLSEQLAEQKGKSADVDDRLDAEYDSGVAFSYKCIMSVLKKEYPELDMSKLEAGVQRYMAEVGQADKEQGEQDQVEAPLDGVQEGEVRGCAFEVSQGSVPPPPGIADL; this comes from the coding sequence ATGGTGAAGGACATCGAGAGTATGGACCTCTCCGAGCTAGCTGGTTCTGTTCAAAGAGTCTCCTTCAGGCTGGCCACCTTGGTTTCGTGTTACAAGAATGGATCCACGCGCCTTGAGAGGAGGATTCAAGCGGACAATCAGGAGTTGAAGAAAGCTGAATCTGCTGATAGCTCGAAGGAGAAGCTGGCTGAACTGAACAAGCAGATCACGGATCTGGAGGAGAAAATTGCTGTTGCTGAGTCCACCACCTCCAAACTTGAGGGTGAGTTGGGTGACCTGAAGTCTGATCTTCAGGTTACTCAAAGTGAGAGAAATACTTTGAGGACCGCCCTTGAGGGAGAAATCAAATCTCTGAGCGAGCAGCTGGCTGAGCAGAAAGGCAAATCCGCTGATGTGGACGATCGGCTGGATGCCGAGTATGACTCTGGGGTTGCTTTCTCCTATAAGTGCATAATGTCTGTGCTTAAGAAAGAATATCCCGAGCTGGACATGAGCAAGTTGGAAGCTGGAGTGCAGCGGTATATGGCAGAGGTCGGCCAGGCAGATAAGGAGCAGGGTGAGCAGGATCAGGTGGAGGCTCCTTTAGATGGGGTGCAGGAGGGGGAAGTTAGGGGATGTGCTTTTGAAGTGAGTCAAGGGTCCGTGCCTCCTCCTCCCGGTATTGCCGATCTTTAG
- the LOC102608343 gene encoding uncharacterized RNA-binding protein C1827.05c-like, which translates to MGAKQKKALKKNLKEVSSQLPVSSDRKDTADFLPLEGGPRRKLPEEKPLVNKAAVLYIGRIPRWFYEKEMHAFFSQFGTIRRLRIARNKKTGKSKHFGFIEFSDPDVAEVVADAMHGYLLFEHILQVHLIPPEHVHPKLWRGFNHGYKPLDWVQVECKRQNKVRTLEECKKLMENILNHDQKR; encoded by the exons ATGGGGGCCAAGCAAAAGAAAGCattgaagaagaatttgaagGAAGTTTCTTCACAGTTACCAGTTTCCAGTGACAGAAAAGACACAGCAGATTTCTTG CCGCTGGAAGGTGGGCCACGGCGAAAACTCCCTGAGGAAAAGCCGTTAGTAAATAAAGCTGCAGTATTGTACATTGGTCGGATTCCACGTTGGTTTTATGAGAAGGAAATGCATG CTTTCTTTAGCCAATTTGGTACCATCAGGAGACTAAGAATTGCTCGGAATAAAAAG ACTGGAAAATCAAAGCATTTCGGGTTCATCGAATTTAGTGATCCTGAC GTGGCAGAAGTTGTAGCTGATGCCATGCATGGTTATTTGCTGTTTGAGCATATTTTGCAAGTGCATCTTATTCCTCCAGAACATGTTCATCCAAAGCT ATGGAGAGGTTTTAATCACGGATACAAGCCACTCGATTGGGTTCAAGTGGAATGTAAGCGGCAAAACAAG GTAAGAACTTTGGAAGAATGCAAGAAGTTGATGGAGAATATCTTGAACCATGATCAGAAGCGGTGA